Proteins found in one Lycium ferocissimum isolate CSIRO_LF1 chromosome 6, AGI_CSIRO_Lferr_CH_V1, whole genome shotgun sequence genomic segment:
- the LOC132059313 gene encoding probable pectinesterase/pectinesterase inhibitor 51, with product MVPTMHDKKPAKPSLFRKFKLLFISMASFFTLTVFTLILFFSISSATHHHKRSSSDITAPSIAVEIRGACKASRDPPTCESVLTDSVNLPLTTPLIIQSAVNVSSMNNDKAKDMVKAIIDASAGNQNRTDSGKVCLEVLGYADYRIGLTGPALTRGDIKDARAWMSAVMAYQYDCWSGLKYVNGTSQVSKAMSFLNSLIGYSSNALGMLVNYDVYGENTRSWTAPKTERDGFWEGSGSGGAGRVKGGVPSRLKPDVTVCKEGGCDYKTVQEAVNAAPENQQTRKFVIWIKSGLYEEKVRVPLEKKNVIFLGDGMGKTVITGSLNVGIIGVTTYETATVGVVGDGFMASGITFQNTAGPDAHQAVGFRSDSDLSVIENCEFIGNQDTLYAHALRQYYKSCRIQGNVDFIFGNSASFFQECDILIAPRQLRSEKGETNAVTAHGRMDPAQSTGFVFQNCLINGTDKYVDLYNKKPKVHKNFLGRPWKEYSRTVFIECTLETLISANGWLPWSGDFAFKTLYYGEYKNTGAGANTAGRVSWSSQIPAEHVSSYSVQNFIQGDQWISTSS from the exons ATGGTACCCACCATGCATGACAAAAAACCTGCAAAACCCTCACTATTCCGTAAATTTAAGCTTCTTTTCATTTCAATGGCTTCCTTTTTCACACTAACAGTCTTTACCCTTATTCTTTTCTTCTCAATTTCCTCCGCCACTCACCATCACAAACGGAGTTCGTCGGATATAACGGCGCCGTCAATTGCGGTTGAGATCCGAGGAGCTTGTAAGGCATCGCGGGACCCACCAACATGTGAGTCCGTACTAACGGATTCCGTTAACTTGCCGTTAACGACGCCGTTAATTATTCAATCAGCTGTTAATGTGTCTTCGATGAATAATGATAAGGCGAAGGATATGGTGAAGGCCATTATTGATGCGAGTGCAGGGAATCAGAACCGTACGGACTCGGGGAAGGTGTGTTTGGAGGTGCTCGGGTACGCGGATTATCGGATCGGGTTGACGGGTCCGGCGTTGACACGTGGCGATATTAAGGATGCGCGTGCGTGGATGAGTGCTGTGATGGCGTACCAGTATGATTGCTGGTCTGGTTTGAAGTACGTTAACGGGACCTCACAG GTATCTAAAGCGATGTCGTTTTTGAACTCCTTGATCGGGTATAGCAGCAATGCATTGGGGATGCTGGTGAATTACGATGTTTACGGGGAAAATACCAGGTCATGGACTGCACCCAAGACAGAACGAGACGGGTTCTGGGAAGGTTCGGGTTCCGGCGGGGCGGGAAGGGTGAAGGGTGGGGTGCCATCCAGGTTGAAACCGGATGTAACGGTGTGTAAGGAAGGAGGATGTGACTATAAGACAGTGCAGGAGGCAGTGAATGCGGCACCGGAGAACCAGCAGACACGGAAGTTTGTGATATGGATCAAATCCGGGTTGTATGAGGAGAAAGTTCGAGTCCCGTTGGAGAAGAAGAATGTCATATTTTTGGGTGATGGCATGGGCAAAACCGTTATTACGGGTTCGTTGAATGTTGGTATTATCGGCGTCACCACTTATGAGACTGCAACGGTTG GAGTTGTTGGTGATGGATTCATGGCCAGTGGTATCACCTTCCAAAACACAGCAGGTCCGGATGCCCACCAAGCTGTAGGGTTCCGATCCGACAGCGATCTCTCAGTTATAGAGAATTGTGAATTCATTGGCAATCAGGACACCCTTTACGCCCATGCTTTGCGCCAATACTACAAGTCCTGTCGTATCCAAGGCAATGTAGACTTCATTTTTGGGAACTCAGCTTCTTTCTTCCAAGAGTGTGACATCCTAATCGCACCTCGACAACTGCGGTCCGAAAAGGGAGAGACGAATGCTGTCACTGCTCATGGCAGGATGGACCCCGCACAGTCAACTGGTTTCGTCTTCCAAAATTGTTTGATCAATGGAACTGACAAATACGTGGACCTGTACAACAAAAAGCCCAAGGTGCACAAAAATTTTCTTGGAAGGCCATGGAAGGAGTATTCTCGGACTGTCTTTATAGAATGTACTTTGGAGACTCTTATTTCGGCTAATGGATGGTTGCCTTGGAGCGGTGATTTCGCGTTTAAGACTCTTTACTATGGAGAATATAAGAATACTGGTGCCGGAGCTAATACAGCCGGACGAGTGTCATGGAGTAGCCAAATCCCTGCTGAACATGTTAGCTCATACTCTGTACAAAATTTCATTCAAGGAGATCAGTGGATTTCTACCTCTTCTTGA